The proteins below come from a single Aegilops tauschii subsp. strangulata cultivar AL8/78 chromosome 6, Aet v6.0, whole genome shotgun sequence genomic window:
- the LOC109767393 gene encoding transcription termination factor MTEF18, mitochondrial, with protein sequence MLLFHKQLLSLRLPASPVIFSLRRALLTTSVANAPPAPFAVDDYLVTTCGLTPEQALKAAKHVSHCKSTSNADSVLAYLAGPTLRFSKADIAHIVARDPRILNCSVDSTLKARVATLRGYGLSEDHVRSFLRMAPGVFRSISIQEKLGFWLPFLGSPEKFIRILKRNYYLLTSDLERVVKPNIAVLLESGLSADDIAKMCVPNSRLLTSSPKTVMSILQRADKLGVPRGSLMFRQAVTTTTGLGAETMAAKLKLFEEILGWSEAEVTNVVRINPTVLRISGEKLRRAKEFLTKVVGVDTRYILARPSIVMYSLKCRLVPRHYVMKVLQENGLIQKDQSFYTMITPSEKTFQRRHIDAHRHVLPGLAEAYAAACQGKPPAEVAV encoded by the coding sequence atGCTTCTCTTCCACAAGCAACTCCTCTCGCTCCGTCTCCCCGCCTCACCCGTGATCTTCTCTCTCCGTCGCGCCCTCTTAACCACCTCGGTGGCCAACGCCCCGCCGGCCCCCTTCGCCGTCGACGACTACCTCGTCACCACCTGCGGCCTCACGCCGGAGCAAGCCCTGAAGGCCGCCAAACACGTCTCCCACTGCAAGTCTACCTCCAACGCCGACTCCGTCCTCGCCTACCTCGCCGGCCCCACCCTCCGCTTCTCCAAGGCCGACATCGCCCACATCGTCGCCCGCGACCCGCGGATCCTCAACTGCAGCGTCGACAGCACCCTCAAGGCCCGCGTTGCCACTTTACGCGGCTATGGCCTCTCCGAGGACCACGTCCGGTCCTTCCTCCGCATGGCCCCTGGCGTCTTCCGCTCCATCAGCATCCAGGAGAAGCTCGGGTTCTGGTTGCCCTTCCTGGGTTCGCCGGAGAAGTTCATCCGCATCCTCAAGCGCAACTACTACCTCCTCACGTCGGACCTCGAGCGTGTGGTCAAGCCCAACATCGCGGTGCTACTGGAGAGTGGGTTAAGTGCCGACGATATTGCCAAGATGTGCGTGCCCAACTCGAGACTGCTCACCAGCAGCCCCAAGACCGTAATGTCCATCCTGCAGCGCGCTGATAAGCTCGGCGTCCCTCGTGGTTCGCTTATGTTCAGGCAGGCAGTGACCACGACAACAGGCCTTGGGGCCGAGACGATGGCAGCCAAGCTCAAGCTCTTCGAGGAGATTCTTGGGTGGTCTGAGGCTGAGGTGACCAACGTGGTGAGGATCAACCCAACGGTGCTGAGGATCTCTGGGGAGAAGCTTCGCCGTGCTAAGGAGTTCCTGACCAAGGTGGTCGGTGTTGACACCAGGTACATCCTTGCCAGGCCCTCAATCGTGATGTACAGCCTGAAGTGCCGACTGGTCCCTCGGCATTATGTGATGAAGGTGCTCCAGGAGAATGGATTGATTCAGAAAGATCAGAGCTTCTACACGATGATCACGCCTAGTGAGAAGACATTTCAGCGCAGGCATATAGATGCTCATAGGCATGTTCTTCCAGGCCTTGCTGAAGCCTACGCAGCTGCTTGCCAAGGGAAGCCGCCAGCTGAAGTTGCGGTATGA